The Bemisia tabaci chromosome 5, PGI_BMITA_v3 genome includes a window with the following:
- the LOC109042807 gene encoding small ubiquitin-related modifier, protein MSDNQVDKPDSAAGDKNSDFIKLKVVGNDSNEIHFRVRMTTHMGKLKKSYSERVGVPVTSLRFLYEGRRIHDDETPKQLEMENDDIIEVYQEQTGGKCLH, encoded by the exons ATGTCTGATAATCAG GTGGACAAGCCCGACTCGGCCGCCGGGGACAAAAACTCCGATTTCATCAAATTGAAAGTGGTCGGAAAC GATTCCAATGAAATACACTTCAGGGTACGGATGACCACTCACATGGGCAAGCTGAAGAAATCATATAGTGAAAGAGTT GGTGTCCCAGTAACCTCTCTCAGATTTCTGTACGAAGGAAGAAGAATTCACGATGATGAAACTCCTAAACAG CTTGAAATGGAGAATGATGACATCATTGAGGTCTATCAGGAACAAACCGGTGGCAAATGTCTACACTAA